Genomic DNA from Calditrichota bacterium:
GTGCTGCCCTCACGTCTACAGCCGCAACGGCCTGTTTCAGAAGCGGACGAAGGGCTTTTCTCTGCTGTTCCCGTGACGCAGGGGTTGGAATGGTGTAAACCAGGTCCGAATGGAGGGAATCCAGATCAGCCAGCAGAATTCTGGCCACCTTCAGGCTGACTCTTAAATCGGTCAGGGCCATTTGAACCGGCTGAGGTGCCTCAATCGATTGCTTGGAAAAGAGTAAATCCGACCGGGTTTGTGAGAGCCCCGGATGAACAGCGAAAATTAGTCCTGTCACAAAAATTAAAACGGCCAAACGGTTCCTGCTCAAAAAAAACATGTGAAAATTCCTTATTTTTGTTAATGTCCAAGAGTCCTTTTTTTGCCTGTGCGGGTTACCCGTTGTTTGTAACCCGCCATTTGTTCGAAAAATATTTTGTGTGAATGGGTAGCCGTTCGCAGACGATGTTTCTGTACCCCCTGCTATCGGATTTCCAGATAATCTTTGTCCGGCAATTTGGGAAACGGAGCGTGCGGTTCCGTCTGGTACCAAACCGCCACAGACGACAGGTCATCCTGCAGGGGAAGGTACCGGCCTCCGCTGCGCCAGCCGAGTGCCTGAATGGTAACACGCAAATCCTTCTCAAACCGGATGGGATCCGTAATGTGCCAGCGGTACAGGCCAAACCGGGTTTGTGTGCGTTCCATGCCGTCCGGTTTAATCTCGTAAAAGCCGGTGTAAGGGGTGGAAAAATCCCGGTATTCCGTCTGCCCCTGGGCGTTTCTGGCCTCAAACCCGTACGACCCGCAAAAGTAATCTTCCGTTCCGGTGCCGCAGATGGTGGGAAATTTTTGGTCACCGTCGATGTAGAATTTGATTTCACCTTCACCCCACCAGCCGTTGTTGTTGGAGCCCCAATTCAGGATGGTTCCCACGTACTGACCCTTCCCCTTAATGCCGTCCACAATGGTGTACACCTGTTTGTAGGGAAGGGGATTGACCCGGCGAAACTGCGCGTGGAGATAGGCGGCATCTTTTGGGATGTCAGTCAAGGTGTAATTGATCTGGTAGTAGAGGGTCATCCGGTTGTCATCCAGATTTTCCATGGTGATTTTGCACGATTTCCGAAACGGCATGATCCAGTAACTGTTTAACGCGCTGCCGGGGTTCACGCAAATGGGCAGCGAGCTGATCTGCTTGTAATCGCCCCAGCCCACACCGAAAAAATCCCCCACAGGTACTTCCACAGAAGGGTTCTTCTCGCCGTCCCAGTAGATGCGAAGGATGGAAAACCGCCAGTTGCCGGTGGGGGTCATCCAGATTTGCTGAATGGCACCGGGCCCCTTGATTTCAGCCAGAGTAAATGTGGTGTGCGGTTCGATGTGAATATAGGGATTGACCTTCCAGCCCTGACCCAGATCCCGTGCCGCACGCCGGGCGTTGCCTTCTTTCAGCGTAGCCATTCCGCCCTTGCCCTTTTCACCGGTTAAATTTTCCGGGCTGATGGAGCGCGTCTGGGCGTTAGACAGCATAAATAAATTGCTGAGATTGGTAAACGCTCCATTAAAACGGGGATTTTGCGCCTGACTGATGGTGGCCAC
This window encodes:
- a CDS encoding DUF2961 domain-containing protein, yielding MIIMISLAFMVATISQAQNPRFNGAFTNLSNLFMLSNAQTRSISPENLTGEKGKGGMATLKEGNARRAARDLGQGWKVNPYIHIEPHTTFTLAEIKGPGAIQQIWMTPTGNWRFSILRIYWDGEKNPSVEVPVGDFFGVGWGDYKQISSLPICVNPGSALNSYWIMPFRKSCKITMENLDDNRMTLYYQINYTLTDIPKDAAYLHAQFRRVNPLPYKQVYTIVDGIKGKGQYVGTILNWGSNNNGWWGEGEIKFYIDGDQKFPTICGTGTEDYFCGSYGFEARNAQGQTEYRDFSTPYTGFYEIKPDGMERTQTRFGLYRWHITDPIRFEKDLRVTIQALGWRSGGRYLPLQDDLSSVAVWYQTEPHAPFPKLPDKDYLEIR